A genomic segment from Salvia splendens isolate huo1 chromosome 13, SspV2, whole genome shotgun sequence encodes:
- the LOC121761953 gene encoding germin-like protein subfamily 1 member 13 — translation MKMSFGLCSIFLVFWLASIAYASDPSQLQDFCVAVPDSKNAVFVNGKFCKNPNMVVADDFLFQGLNKAGNTSNQLGSFVTPVNVNQLEGLNTLGVSMARLDFAPYGINPPHTHPRATEAFLLVEGTLYVGFVTSNPADPAQKNKLFTKYLYPGDVFVFPQGLIHFQFNVGKTNAVAFASFGSQNPGTITVANAVFGSDPKINPDVLAKAFQVEKNIIDYLQAQFWSNYN, via the exons atgaagATGAGTTTTGGATTGTGCTCcatatttcttgttttttgGTTGGCTTCGATTGCATATGCATCTGATCCATCCCAACTTCAGGATTTCTGCGTTGCTGTTCCTGATTCCAAAAATGCTG TTTTTGTGAATGGGAAGTTTTGCAAGAACCCGAACATGGTGGTCGCGGATGATTTCCTTTTCCAGGGCCTAAACAAGGCCGGAAACACATCCAATCAGCTCGGGTCATTTGTGACTCCGGTCAATGTCAACCAGCTTGAAGGCCTCAACACTCTCGGCGTTTCCATGGCTCGCCTCGACTTTGCCCCTTATGGAATCAACCCACCCCACACCCACCCACGTGCCACTGAGGCCTTCCTCTTGGTGGAAGGCACTCTCTACGTGGGCTTCGTCACATCCAACCCGGCCGATCCCGCCCAGAAGAACAAGCTCTTCACCAAGTATTTGTACCCGGGAGATGTGTTCGTCTTCCCACAAGGTCTCATCCACTTCCAGTTCAATGTCGGAAAGACTAACGCCGTTGCATTTGCCAGCTTCGGCAGCCAGAACCCGGGTACCATAACCGTTGCCAATGCGGTGTTCGGGTCGGACCCTAAAATCAACCCGGATGTGTTGGCTAAGGCATTCCAAGTTGAGAAGAACATCATCGATTACCTCCAGGCCCAGTTCTGGTCCAACTATAACTAA
- the LOC121761956 gene encoding putative germin-like protein 2-1, whose product MKIGFAFCAIVLVSIAYASDPGQLQDFCVAVPDSASAVFVNGKFCKNPNMVVADDFLFQGLNNAGNTSNNLGSFVTPVNVNQLEGLNTLGVSMARLDFAPYGINPPHTHPRATEAFLLVEGTLYVGFVTSNPADPAQKNKLFTKYLYPGDVFVFPQGLIHFQFNVGKTNAVAFASFGSQNPGTITIANAVFGSDPKINPDVLAKAFQVEKNIIDYLQAQFWYNSN is encoded by the exons ATGAAGATAGGTTTTGCTTTCTGCGCCATTGTTCTTGTTTCGATTGCATATGCATCAGATCCAGGCCAGCTTCAGGATTTCTGCGTTGCTGTTCCCGATTCCGCCTCGGCAG TTTTTGTGAACGGCAAGTTTTGCAAGAACCCGAACATGGTGGTCGCGGATGATTTCCTTTTCCAGGGTCTAAACAATGCCGGAAACACGTCCAATAACCTCGGATCATTTGTGACTCCGGTCAACGTGAACCAGCTTGAAGGCCTCAACACTCTCGGCGTTTCCATGGCTCGCCTCGACTTTGCCCCTTATGGGATCAACCCACCCCACACCCACCCCCGTGCCACCGAGGCCTTCCTCTTGGTGGAAGGCACTCTCTATGTCGGGTTCGTCACTTCCAACCCGGCCGATCCCGCCCAGAAGAACAAGCTCTTCACTAAGTATTTGTACCCGGGAGATGTGTTCGTCTTCCCACAAGGTCTCATCCACTTCCAGTTCAATGTCGGAAAGACCAATGCCGTTGCATTTGCTAGCTTCGGAAGCCAGAATCCGGGTACCATCACCATTGCCAATGCGGTGTTCGGGTCGGACCCTAAGATCAATCCGGATGTGTTGGCCAAGGCTTTCCAGGTTGAGAAGAACATTATTGATTACCTTCAGGCTCAGTTTTGGTACAACAGTAACTAA